GCCGCCGGGCTCGAGCCGCGCACCACGACGCCGGCCGGGTTCGCCGCCTTCGTCGCGGAGGAGATGGCGCGCTGGAAGCCCGTCGTCGCGGCGTCGGGCTTCAAGGCCGATTGAGGCGCCGCTACTCCGCCGCCGCGCGCAGCGGCGGCGCGCGCCGGGCTGCGCGGTGGGCGCGGCAGGCCTCGGCGAAGGCGTCGAACAGCTTCATCGACAGCGGGTTCTCGCGCGCGCGGTGCTCGGGGTGCCACTGAACGCCGAACGCGAAGTTCGACGCGCCGGCGACGCTGACCGCCTCGATGGTGCCGTCGTCGGCCGTCGCCTCGACCACCAGCCGGTCGCCCGGCCGGTCGATGCCCTGGCCGTGCAGCGAGTTGACGTCGGCGGTGTCGGCGCCCCAGACGCGGCGCAGCCAGGTGCCGGGCACGATGTGGATGGCGTGCGCCGGCCCGTATTTCGGCTCAAGCTCGGCGATGCGCGGCGCGCGGTGGTCACGCCGGCCCGGCACCTCGTCGACATGCTGGTGCAGGGTGCCGCCGAACGCCACGTTCAGCTCCTGGATGCCGCGGCAGATCGCGAACAGGGGCACGCCGCGCTCGATGGCGCGGCGGATCAGCGGCAGGGTGGTGTCGTCGCGGGCGCGGTCGGCCCCGACGCCGTGCCGGGCGGCCGGTCCGCCGTAGATCGCGGGATCGACGTTGGACGGGCTGCCGGTCAGCAGCACGCCGTCCAGCGCGTCGATCACGCTGTCGAGCTCGGCGTCGGTCTCGCCGCTGCCGACCGGCGGCAGGATCAGCGGGATGCCGCCGACCACGTCGGTCACGGCCTTGATGTATTTCTCGCCGACGGCGTGCGCGGTCCAGCCATTGACCGTCCGGCGGCAGGCCGAGACACCGATGATCGGACGCGGCATGGATCGAGGCGCTCCGCGAGGTTGATTCGCGGGATCATTTTCCGCCACGCCGCGCCGCGGCGCAACATCGCCCCGCGCGGGTCCGCCGCGCTCCGGGCGCGCGGCGGCAATGGATGTGCGGTCTTCGACGTGTTTTCCCTTCTCCCCCGTCTCCGGGGGAGAAGGTGGCGCGCAGCGCCGGATGAGGGGCGCGGCGGCGCGTTCACACGCGATCACCGTTGTGGTGCACCCACCGACGAAGACGAAGACCCCTCATCCCCGCCGCGGCTGCCGCGGCGTACCTTCGGGCACCTTCTCCCCCGATGACGGGGGAGAAGGGAAGAATATGCGGCTCAGGCGTTGGCCTGGAGCTTCCCCGCATCGCTTGTGCGCCTCCGACCCGCGTGATACCGCACCGCCCGACCGCGACCGAACCACGTCCGACCGACAGGAGCCGACATGACCGACACGTCCGAAGCCGCCGCGCCGCCGCTGACGGTGCACGCGCAGTACATCAAGGACCTGTCGTTCGAGAACCCGCGCTCGCCGCACAGCCTGATGGAGCAGGGCCAGCCGCAGCTCGGCCTCAACGTGCTGGTCAAGACCCGCCAGCTCGACGGCTCGACCTACGAGGTCGCGCTGGTGGTCGAGGCGGACGCGAAGATGGAGAACGGCGACGTGCTGTTCAAGCTGGAGCTGGTCTATGGCGGCGTCTTCACGCTGGGCGCCGTGCCGCAGGAGGCGGTCGGCCCGATGCTGCTGATCGAGTGCCCGCGTCTGCTGTTCCCGTTCGCCCGCGCCGTGGTCGCGAACACCACCCGCGAGGCAGGCTTCCCGCCGCTGCAGGTCGCCCCCGTCGACTTCGCGGCGCTCTACCGCCAGCAGCTCGAGAACGCCGGCGCCGGCGATCCGCCGATCGGCACGGCGTAGAAAGCCTTCGGAAAGGGCGATTCTCGACGCCAGGGCGGCCGCCGATCCGCCGGTCGGCACGGCGTAGAAAGCCTTCAGACAGGGCGATTCTCGACGACGCGGCCGCCGCCGATCCGCCGGTCGGCATGGCGTAGAAAGCCTTCAGACAAGGCCGATTCTCGACGGTGCGGCCGCCGGCGATCCGGCGGTCGGCGCGGCGTGGTGGCGTCCCGGAACGGTGATCGTCGAGAGCGCCGGCGCCGGCCAGCGACCGGTCGGAACGGCCCGGAAACGCCTCGAAACGGCGATTTTGTATATTGTATACAAAATACAATATACAAATCCCGAATCCGGCCTCGGCGACGGCCGCCGAAATCGCTCCGATGCCGTCAAATAAGGGTTTCGAATCGGCCGGGGCGTTTCGCCACGACGCCGGAAAAGGCCGTCGCGCGAACGCCGTCGTCGGCCCGGACGCGGCCGGACTTCAGCGTCGCTGGGCCGCGACGGAGCCGGCGCAGCGGTCGACCGGCAGGCTGCGCAGGGC
The genomic region above belongs to Rhodospirillales bacterium and contains:
- the secB gene encoding protein-export chaperone SecB, translating into MTDTSEAAAPPLTVHAQYIKDLSFENPRSPHSLMEQGQPQLGLNVLVKTRQLDGSTYEVALVVEADAKMENGDVLFKLELVYGGVFTLGAVPQEAVGPMLLIECPRLLFPFARAVVANTTREAGFPPLQVAPVDFAALYRQQLENAGAGDPPIGTA
- a CDS encoding gamma-glutamyl-gamma-aminobutyrate hydrolase family protein; the encoded protein is MPRPIIGVSACRRTVNGWTAHAVGEKYIKAVTDVVGGIPLILPPVGSGETDAELDSVIDALDGVLLTGSPSNVDPAIYGGPAARHGVGADRARDDTTLPLIRRAIERGVPLFAICRGIQELNVAFGGTLHQHVDEVPGRRDHRAPRIAELEPKYGPAHAIHIVPGTWLRRVWGADTADVNSLHGQGIDRPGDRLVVEATADDGTIEAVSVAGASNFAFGVQWHPEHRARENPLSMKLFDAFAEACRAHRAARRAPPLRAAAE